GTATTCTGGTGGTAGAAACTTCTTGTCAGGCGGACAGTTGGGGTAAGCCTGAACGTACAAGAAAATTATCATTTGTGGGACCAAAAAACGTGGTGCGGCAATTTTTTGCTTTTGGTTCGGGGAAAAATAATTTCTCGAACCAAAACGAAAAAAAACTCGCGCGTAAATTTTCAAAAACACGAACCATAATCTCAGCTCTTTTGGTTCGTAAAATCTTTTTGGCCAAAATCTTTCGGAAAAAAACAAGGTAAGCCTCATCATCTTTCTTGTTGTGGAAATCCGTGTCGGCATGGAGTTTTACACCGGTTTTCCTGTCGGCCTCTTCCATCAATACCGATGGAAGCAATTCGCAGGGTCTGCAAGTTTGAACCGGATACTTTATTTTTGTTCTCATTACGAAACTATTTTCGGACAGCGATATGAGCCAAAAGCCTACAAACGATCGGAAAATCATCCTCATTACCGGCGGACAACGTTCGGGCAAAAGTCTCTATGCCGAGCAGATGGCACTAGCGCTGTCCGCTCATCCTATCTACCTGGCTACGGCGAGGATTTGGGATGATGAGTTCGCTCAGCGAGTGGCAGTACACCGTGAGAGACGAGGCTCTGAGTGGACCAATATGGAGGAAGAGAAGGTGCTGAGTCGCCACAATCCGCTCGGAGAAGTGATTTTGATCGATTGTCTGACGCTTTGGGCTACTAATTATTTCTTTGACAACGACTCCGATGTGGAGCTTGCATATGCGGCTCTCTGTGCAGAGTTCGATTCCTTTACATCGCATTCGGGTACGTTCATCTTCGTTACCAATGAGATCGGATTGGGAGGAGTGGCAGAGAACGCTGTCCAGAGGCATTTTGCCGATCTGCTGGGCAGGCTCAATCAGTACGTAGCTGCACGGGCCGATCGTGTCGTCTTGATGATCAGCGGCATTCCCATGGTCATTAAAGGGGACTAAAAACCGTGCCTGTCGAGAGTAATATAATAAGGAAAGGAAACGATACTGCCGGATGAAAACATTCAATATCAAAAGCCCCGATCAAGCTATCCGTCAAGCCCTGATCGATCGGATCGACAACCTGGCGAAGCCTGAGGGTTCGTTGGGAATGCTCGAGGAACTTGCCCTGCAAATCGGGCTTATACAGCAGACCCTATCTCCTCGACTCCG
This genomic stretch from Porphyromonas gingivalis ATCC 33277 harbors:
- a CDS encoding DUF1661 domain-containing protein; this translates as MVRGKIISRTKTKKNSRVNFQKHEP
- the cobU gene encoding bifunctional adenosylcobinamide kinase/adenosylcobinamide-phosphate guanylyltransferase, coding for MSQKPTNDRKIILITGGQRSGKSLYAEQMALALSAHPIYLATARIWDDEFAQRVAVHRERRGSEWTNMEEEKVLSRHNPLGEVILIDCLTLWATNYFFDNDSDVELAYAALCAEFDSFTSHSGTFIFVTNEIGLGGVAENAVQRHFADLLGRLNQYVAARADRVVLMISGIPMVIKGD